A stretch of Shewanella dokdonensis DNA encodes these proteins:
- a CDS encoding ABC transporter substrate-binding protein, whose amino-acid sequence MTSGLIGFMDVQRRLLIQGLAGCGVLAAFPQLATADPQLLLPFGNMPAPGSIRQVLSAGAPADMLLLALAPQLLTGFSSFDLRQGAPWLAPSIRNLPKLGRLAGRASTLSLEQLLALKPDLIIDCGNISDTFRSVAQRTVAQTGIPYLLVSGKLADSPAQLKQTGAVLGVDSQAAQLAATAEQILSDARTFAASTGKNLSFYAARGARGLETGLTGSLHTEAIELLGLRNVAGDSDRKGLAQVSLEQLLLWQPDLIITQDEATWQYIRQSPQWQGIQAVKQQQVLLYRRFPFGWLDAPPGVNRLLGLRRLQAHLDSGLRPAFKAEMQQFFRQFFHSTLSDEDYQTLVTAI is encoded by the coding sequence ATGACTTCGGGACTGATAGGTTTTATGGATGTTCAGCGCCGTTTATTAATACAGGGACTGGCAGGATGTGGCGTTCTGGCAGCGTTTCCACAACTGGCAACTGCCGACCCGCAGTTGTTATTACCCTTTGGCAACATGCCTGCCCCTGGCAGCATACGCCAAGTGCTAAGCGCCGGGGCGCCAGCGGATATGTTGTTACTGGCGTTAGCGCCACAACTGCTTACCGGTTTTTCCAGCTTTGATCTGCGCCAAGGTGCACCATGGTTAGCACCATCGATAAGAAACCTGCCCAAACTAGGGCGACTTGCCGGACGGGCGAGTACCTTGTCGCTGGAGCAGTTACTGGCACTCAAACCCGACCTGATTATTGATTGTGGCAATATCAGCGATACCTTCCGTTCTGTCGCGCAACGGACAGTCGCGCAAACGGGCATCCCCTATCTGCTGGTCAGTGGCAAGCTGGCTGATTCGCCGGCACAACTGAAGCAAACGGGAGCCGTACTTGGCGTCGATTCCCAGGCAGCACAATTAGCAGCTACCGCAGAACAGATCCTCAGTGATGCCAGAACCTTCGCAGCCAGTACCGGAAAAAATCTGAGTTTCTATGCTGCGCGAGGCGCCAGAGGGCTGGAAACGGGCTTGACGGGCTCGCTGCACACGGAAGCGATTGAACTGCTGGGATTGCGAAATGTGGCCGGAGACAGTGATCGTAAAGGACTGGCACAAGTGTCATTGGAGCAATTGCTGCTGTGGCAACCGGATCTGATCATTACGCAAGACGAAGCTACTTGGCAGTATATCCGCCAATCACCACAATGGCAGGGAATTCAAGCAGTAAAACAACAACAGGTACTGTTATATCGACGCTTTCCGTTTGGTTGGCTCGATGCGCCACCGGGAGTGAATCGTCTGTTGGGGCTGAGAAGACTACAAGCCCATCTGGATAGTGGTTTGCGTCCGGCCTTTAAAGCAGAAATGCAGCAGTTTTTCCGGCAATTT
- a CDS encoding sensor domain-containing diguanylate cyclase, whose product MLALYAVSFSIKFNSLVLCSVGLVALWSLQLRAAEYDIHQRLNDFVLLAFFIFVIFSVKLAVCVLINEKVMVFNKSRRSRQMFEVLSSVNQNLIGFDSSEQEIFSKVCRIITEDIGLEQTCVMVFQPYTGRVDAPHTYKVAWRYVFPEHDCSHGSGVFPIELSRISEANGFKALQHSGCCSGCGWYRQYETMKSFPIYRSGHIHGVLTVFDGNGFIFDADMHRLFEDLVKDISFALTSLDDHIQLKLGYEAFEYSQEAIIITDPQGNIINVNPSFSRITGYSAEEALGHNPRLLKSNKQSDEFYREMWQTLLEKGSWSGEFCNKRKNGELYVQRGTISTVTDQRGEVKHLIAVMEDVTRQQQAEEYARRLANFDTLTGLPNRNKLNDVFFKSSNQAEKQRRSLAVMFIDLDDFKHVNDAMGHQFGDEVLKAVADRLQQQIDLDDTLFRFSGDEFLLLSPYDSVGTIELAQSLIASVSKTFTIGGKVINIGCSIGIAISPSDGLTIDQLVGSADAAMYRAKGAGRGTYAFSRQTCRPMPWKNSTSNMIWRWR is encoded by the coding sequence ATGCTTGCCTTGTACGCTGTGAGTTTTTCTATCAAATTTAATAGCTTGGTACTTTGTAGCGTCGGTCTGGTGGCGCTTTGGTCGTTGCAGTTACGGGCGGCCGAGTATGATATACACCAGCGCCTCAACGATTTTGTATTGCTCGCGTTTTTTATCTTTGTCATCTTCAGTGTCAAATTGGCGGTCTGTGTGTTGATCAACGAAAAAGTGATGGTGTTTAATAAGAGTCGCCGTAGTCGTCAGATGTTTGAAGTGCTCAGCAGTGTGAATCAAAACCTGATTGGCTTTGACAGCAGTGAACAGGAAATCTTCAGTAAAGTCTGCCGTATCATTACCGAAGATATCGGGTTGGAGCAGACCTGCGTGATGGTTTTCCAGCCATATACTGGGCGTGTGGATGCGCCCCATACCTACAAGGTGGCCTGGCGCTATGTGTTCCCGGAACATGACTGTTCTCACGGTAGCGGCGTGTTTCCGATAGAGTTAAGTCGTATTTCCGAAGCCAATGGCTTCAAGGCGTTACAGCACAGCGGTTGTTGCTCTGGCTGCGGTTGGTATCGTCAATATGAAACGATGAAATCCTTCCCTATCTATCGTTCCGGTCATATACATGGCGTGCTTACGGTATTCGATGGCAACGGTTTTATTTTTGATGCTGATATGCACCGCTTGTTTGAGGATTTGGTGAAAGATATCAGCTTTGCGCTGACCTCTTTGGATGATCACATCCAGTTGAAATTGGGGTATGAAGCGTTTGAATACAGCCAGGAAGCCATTATCATCACCGACCCTCAAGGTAATATTATCAACGTCAATCCCTCTTTCAGCCGCATTACTGGTTACAGCGCAGAAGAAGCGCTGGGGCATAATCCGCGGCTCTTGAAATCTAACAAGCAGTCTGATGAGTTTTACCGCGAGATGTGGCAGACCTTGCTAGAAAAGGGCAGCTGGTCAGGTGAATTTTGTAACAAGCGCAAAAATGGCGAGCTATACGTGCAGCGCGGGACTATCTCGACCGTGACCGATCAGCGCGGCGAGGTAAAACATCTGATTGCGGTGATGGAAGATGTGACCCGGCAGCAGCAGGCGGAAGAATACGCCAGGCGCTTGGCAAATTTTGACACGCTTACAGGGTTGCCCAATCGCAATAAACTCAATGATGTGTTTTTCAAAAGCAGTAATCAGGCCGAGAAACAACGGCGTTCGCTAGCGGTAATGTTCATCGATCTGGATGATTTTAAACATGTTAACGACGCCATGGGGCATCAGTTTGGCGATGAAGTGTTAAAAGCGGTTGCTGACCGTTTGCAACAGCAGATAGATCTGGATGACACCTTGTTCCGTTTCAGCGGCGATGAGTTTTTGCTGTTATCGCCGTATGACAGTGTTGGCACCATAGAGCTAGCACAGTCGTTGATTGCTTCTGTCAGCAAGACTTTCACCATTGGCGGTAAGGTGATCAATATCGGTTGTAGTATTGGCATTGCCATTTCGCCCTCTGATGGCCTGACCATAGATCAACTGGTGGGCAGTGCTGATGCTGCCATGTATCGCGCCAAAGGTGCCGGCCGCGGCACTTATGCTTTTTCTCGGCAGACATGCAGACCGATGCCCTGGAAAAACTCAACCTCAAACATGATCTGGCGCTGGCGATAG
- a CDS encoding putative bifunctional diguanylate cyclase/phosphodiesterase, whose product MQTDALEKLNLKHDLALAIDNNELCLHFQPKVNIKDDVLIGAEALVRWHHPQRGELAPGSFIPLAEESGQIVMIDRWVLEAVIRQLSDWMQAGFEPLPIALNLSLPMFQRPQFVDEVIYLLERYQVPAELLELEVTERVAMGDLDYTVSTLRALKQVGVSISIDDFGTGYSSLAYLYDFPIDTLKIDKAFVSDITHNRKKQGIVSAIISLSITMGLKTVAEGIETIDEKVYLRNLHCDCYQGYLFSRPVTAETFCLQYLVAKP is encoded by the coding sequence ATGCAGACCGATGCCCTGGAAAAACTCAACCTCAAACATGATCTGGCGCTGGCGATAGACAACAATGAACTGTGTCTGCATTTTCAACCCAAGGTCAATATCAAGGATGATGTGTTGATTGGTGCCGAAGCCTTAGTGCGCTGGCATCATCCGCAGCGGGGAGAGTTGGCGCCTGGGAGCTTTATTCCGCTGGCTGAAGAATCCGGCCAGATCGTGATGATCGACCGCTGGGTTCTGGAAGCGGTTATTCGACAACTCAGTGACTGGATGCAGGCGGGGTTTGAGCCGTTGCCGATAGCACTCAACCTGTCACTGCCTATGTTTCAGCGGCCTCAGTTTGTCGATGAGGTGATCTACTTGCTCGAGCGTTATCAGGTTCCGGCTGAATTACTGGAATTAGAGGTGACCGAGCGAGTGGCGATGGGCGATTTAGATTATACCGTCAGCACCTTGCGGGCATTGAAACAAGTGGGCGTCAGCATCTCTATTGATGACTTTGGAACTGGCTATTCAAGTCTGGCATATCTTTATGATTTTCCTATCGATACGCTTAAAATTGACAAAGCGTTTGTCAGTGACATTACCCACAATCGTAAGAAGCAGGGGATTGTTAGCGCCATTATTTCACTCAGTATCACCATGGGCTTAAAGACAGTGGCTGAGGGGATAGAAACCATTGATGAAAAAGTCTACTTGCGCAATCTTCATTGCGATTGTTATCAGGGCTACTTGTTTTCCCGACCTGTGACTGCTGAAACCTTTTGCTTACAGTATCTTGTTGCAAAACCTTAG
- a CDS encoding TonB-dependent siderophore receptor has translation MQFPSLISVAVLSALYATPSLADEMAKASDNNIERVTVVGRAQSLYRSNDGSLATRTNTPIERTPQSIQILPESLIEDQAALEVTDLYRSISGVSQYAYSAVTFRGFRQDEILYDGVRGDPFNGFAIPQLFNIQQVQVLKGPSGAIYGAGSPGGLINYVTKKPAYQHNNSIKLGLGNDDFTNGSVELTGPVTEKGDQRYRLGVYQDHENPYRYNTDVRNRIIDAGYAFDLGDSTTLTLQLTDVKQNYGGARLRGIPADRAGNFLASMRWNSNEKSDYQRLDATVYQARLEQDINSWLSGNVTLRYFENTEEQKYHEPTSMEDTDADGVADWAARQYRNQTRDTKAGSVTGNLVAELGQHTLLLGGDLFRQKEGFYYLRATASGGVLGLSYTDPQYGVTDVASYQQKLNTDSDTTALRYGVYFQDQWRITEAWDVLTGVRLDGFDDKVVDNLQVSRDDYDDSGISYRIGSTYKINEHLHPYVTWATGFVPQDAASQLSSKGGPFDPEESKLAEAGVRSFWFDNAININVAAYHIVRENILQTNPSDTDKLEALGKVRSRGLELDVLGDLTEHWVLNLSYAYNDTVVKDATNGISRAYSDRFSNAPRHQLGLWSRYDITALNSAIAFGADYVSEQFDQEGGRIKPYTVFDASWQSHWQNWQFQLNIKNLFNKEYAVSGLINRTGQFPGEHRRLYASVTYHF, from the coding sequence ATGCAGTTTCCTTCACTGATTTCTGTTGCTGTACTCAGTGCGTTATACGCTACCCCTAGTTTGGCTGATGAGATGGCCAAAGCGTCTGATAACAATATTGAACGTGTTACTGTGGTTGGTCGGGCGCAGTCTTTGTATCGTAGCAATGATGGTTCGTTGGCTACCCGCACCAACACGCCGATCGAACGCACCCCACAATCAATCCAGATTTTGCCGGAAAGCCTGATTGAAGATCAGGCCGCACTTGAAGTCACCGATTTATACCGCTCTATTAGCGGTGTTAGCCAGTATGCTTATTCGGCGGTGACGTTTCGCGGATTTCGTCAAGATGAGATCCTCTACGATGGTGTGCGTGGCGATCCGTTTAATGGTTTTGCCATCCCGCAACTATTCAATATTCAACAAGTACAGGTGCTTAAAGGGCCTAGTGGCGCTATTTATGGCGCGGGTTCTCCTGGTGGCTTGATCAACTATGTCACCAAGAAACCAGCATATCAGCACAATAACAGCATCAAGCTGGGCTTAGGCAATGATGATTTTACCAATGGCAGTGTCGAGCTGACTGGCCCGGTGACTGAGAAGGGTGATCAACGTTATCGATTAGGCGTTTATCAGGATCATGAAAATCCGTATCGCTACAACACCGATGTGCGCAACCGTATTATCGATGCTGGCTACGCGTTTGACTTAGGTGATAGCACTACGCTGACATTACAACTGACGGATGTAAAACAGAATTATGGTGGTGCGCGGTTACGAGGTATCCCAGCAGATCGCGCCGGGAATTTCCTCGCCAGTATGCGTTGGAACAGCAATGAAAAATCCGACTATCAGCGGCTGGATGCCACTGTTTATCAGGCACGGTTGGAGCAGGATATCAACAGTTGGCTCAGTGGTAATGTGACGCTGCGTTATTTCGAAAACACCGAAGAGCAGAAATATCATGAGCCAACGAGCATGGAAGATACCGATGCTGACGGTGTCGCAGACTGGGCAGCTCGCCAGTATCGCAACCAGACGCGTGACACCAAGGCCGGATCGGTGACGGGTAATTTGGTGGCGGAATTAGGACAACATACTTTACTGCTCGGCGGTGATCTGTTCCGGCAGAAGGAAGGGTTTTATTATCTGCGCGCCACCGCATCCGGCGGGGTGCTGGGGCTGAGTTACACTGATCCGCAGTATGGTGTAACGGATGTGGCCAGTTATCAGCAAAAGCTGAATACAGACTCTGATACCACCGCGTTACGTTATGGGGTGTACTTCCAGGATCAATGGCGCATTACCGAGGCTTGGGATGTGCTGACCGGGGTGCGTCTGGATGGTTTTGATGACAAAGTGGTCGACAATCTCCAGGTCAGCCGGGATGACTATGATGACAGCGGTATCAGTTACCGCATTGGCAGCACCTACAAGATCAATGAACATCTGCATCCGTACGTGACTTGGGCCACGGGCTTTGTGCCGCAGGATGCTGCCAGCCAGCTCAGCAGCAAGGGCGGGCCGTTTGATCCAGAGGAAAGCAAGTTGGCGGAAGCGGGGGTTCGTAGCTTCTGGTTTGATAATGCGATAAATATCAATGTTGCGGCCTATCACATAGTGCGTGAAAACATTCTGCAAACCAATCCATCGGATACCGACAAACTGGAGGCTTTGGGGAAGGTGCGCAGTCGTGGACTGGAACTCGATGTGCTGGGGGATCTGACCGAGCACTGGGTACTGAATCTAAGCTATGCCTACAATGATACCGTGGTAAAAGATGCCACCAATGGTATCAGCCGGGCGTATAGCGATCGCTTTTCCAACGCGCCGCGCCATCAGTTAGGCTTGTGGAGTCGTTACGATATTACCGCGCTCAATTCCGCCATTGCCTTTGGTGCTGACTATGTCAGCGAGCAGTTTGATCAAGAAGGTGGCCGCATCAAACCTTACACAGTATTTGATGCCTCATGGCAGAGCCACTGGCAAAACTGGCAGTTCCAGCTCAACATCAAGAATTTGTTTAACAAGGAATATGCCGTCAGTGGTCTGATCAATCGCACTGGACAATTCCCCGGTGAACATCGGCGGCTTTACGCGTCGGTCACTTATCATTTCTAG
- a CDS encoding alkaline phosphatase: MKLKAIVLAMMTLSALTLVGCGSDGDKGDTGATGPAGSDGSNGQNGTDGRDYTAANEWFMAGQAAVANASKNSVSDPAGKAKNVILFVGDGMGISTLTAARIYQGQQQGNSGEENRLSFETFPYSGLVKTYSANQQTPDSAPTMTAIVTGVKTKDGIISVSDAAVRDECSTSSGHEVMTALELAEIAGMSTGIISTARLTHATPAATYSHSVERNWESDKEMSPAALNAGCKDIASQLIDFPYGDGPEVAMGGGRTYFMPNTATDPEYGSAGRRNDGRDLTAEWTSKYSDGAYVWNRDQFMSVDTSSVKHLLGLFENSHMQYEADRVDGDGAGEPSLAEMTSRALEMLKQNDKGYFLMVEGGRIDHAHHAGNAARALEDTVALSDAVRVAMEKADKDTLILVTADHSHVFTIAGYPVRGNPILGLVRGVNESGEPATTYSTDSNGMPYTTLGYANGPGFGFDSDPINQDNHRPDLNLYNVTDVDYRQEATVPLGSETHAGEDVAVYAMGPGAQLVTGSVEQNMLFHVMNYAANLVGRAEAAQTQN; encoded by the coding sequence ATGAAATTGAAAGCAATTGTACTAGCCATGATGACCTTGTCAGCGCTGACGTTAGTCGGCTGTGGCAGTGATGGCGATAAAGGTGATACGGGAGCCACCGGCCCTGCGGGAAGCGATGGCAGCAATGGCCAGAATGGCACTGATGGCCGTGATTACACGGCTGCTAACGAGTGGTTTATGGCCGGCCAAGCCGCCGTTGCCAACGCCAGCAAAAACAGTGTCAGTGACCCGGCAGGTAAAGCCAAAAACGTCATTTTGTTCGTAGGTGACGGCATGGGCATTTCTACCTTGACCGCCGCCCGCATCTATCAGGGGCAACAACAAGGCAACAGCGGTGAAGAAAACCGCCTGAGCTTTGAAACCTTCCCCTATTCTGGGCTGGTGAAGACGTATTCTGCCAACCAGCAGACACCTGACTCGGCACCAACCATGACCGCAATCGTCACGGGCGTGAAGACCAAAGATGGCATTATTTCGGTATCTGATGCCGCAGTCCGTGATGAGTGCAGTACCAGTTCTGGTCATGAAGTGATGACCGCGCTGGAACTGGCCGAAATCGCAGGGATGAGTACCGGGATTATTTCTACCGCCCGCCTGACGCATGCGACACCAGCGGCAACCTATTCCCATTCGGTTGAACGTAACTGGGAATCTGACAAGGAGATGTCACCAGCCGCCTTGAATGCCGGTTGTAAAGATATCGCCTCACAGCTTATCGACTTTCCTTACGGAGATGGGCCGGAAGTGGCCATGGGCGGCGGCCGGACTTACTTTATGCCAAATACTGCAACGGATCCTGAGTATGGTAGCGCCGGTCGCCGTAACGATGGCCGCGATCTCACCGCCGAATGGACCAGCAAATACAGCGATGGTGCTTACGTTTGGAACCGCGACCAGTTTATGAGCGTGGATACCAGCAGTGTCAAACATCTGTTAGGACTGTTCGAAAACAGCCATATGCAGTATGAAGCTGACCGCGTTGATGGCGATGGTGCTGGTGAACCTTCACTGGCAGAGATGACCAGCCGCGCCCTGGAAATGCTGAAGCAAAACGATAAAGGCTATTTCCTGATGGTGGAAGGTGGCCGTATCGACCACGCCCATCATGCCGGTAATGCCGCTCGGGCACTGGAAGATACAGTGGCATTGTCAGACGCTGTACGCGTTGCCATGGAAAAAGCCGATAAAGATACGCTGATCCTCGTGACCGCTGACCATAGCCATGTGTTCACCATTGCCGGTTATCCAGTACGCGGAAACCCGATTCTGGGGTTGGTACGTGGGGTTAATGAAAGTGGGGAACCCGCAACCACTTACAGCACCGACAGCAACGGTATGCCATACACCACTTTGGGCTATGCCAACGGCCCTGGTTTTGGATTTGATAGCGATCCAATTAACCAGGATAACCACCGCCCAGACCTGAACCTGTATAACGTCACCGATGTGGACTACCGTCAGGAAGCCACCGTGCCGTTAGGCAGTGAAACCCATGCTGGGGAAGACGTTGCTGTTTATGCGATGGGCCCTGGCGCGCAATTGGTTACGGGTTCAGTGGAACAGAACATGCTGTTCCATGTGATGAACTACGCAGCCAATCTGGTAGGTCGTGCAGAAGCGGCACAGACACAAAACTGA
- a CDS encoding alkaline phosphatase: MKTLPQVLAVLTTAVATALVSSVANAAVLPASQTQSSWFTAGAEAVAAKVAEARNTGTAKNIIFFVGDGMGVSTLTAARIYQGQVAGNSGEENRLSFETFPYSALSKTYSVNQQTPDSAPTMTAMITGVKTEDGMLSVSSESIRGNCLSSKGNELKTALELAEDLGKSTGIISTARITHATPAATYAHTPERDWEADSNLTAEAVANGCHDIAYQLVMDAPGDGLEVALGGGRSYFLPNTVIDGEGAKGRRADGNDLTAAWGEKFTNAAYVWNKEAFDAVDASTTDHLLGLFEASHMQYEADRADDTAGEPSLAEMTSKAIDILKKNDKGYFLMVEGGRIDHAHHAGNAARALADTVALSDAVQAAMDKVDLQDTLIIVSADHSHTFTIAGYPARGNPILGLVHEPNDETISTTPAMAADNLPYTTLGYTNGPGAKTGARDDLTAIDTTEVDFLQQAQVPLSSETHAAEDVAIYAAGPGAWLFQGSVEQNVIFHVMNQAGALGGSKY; encoded by the coding sequence ATGAAAACCCTACCCCAGGTTCTGGCCGTGTTGACCACGGCTGTCGCAACCGCGTTGGTGAGCAGTGTGGCCAATGCCGCCGTTTTGCCCGCTTCACAAACGCAAAGCAGCTGGTTCACCGCCGGTGCGGAAGCTGTCGCGGCCAAAGTCGCCGAAGCACGTAATACTGGTACCGCTAAAAATATTATTTTCTTTGTTGGCGATGGTATGGGGGTATCAACCCTCACCGCAGCCCGTATCTATCAGGGACAGGTTGCCGGTAACAGCGGCGAAGAAAACCGTTTGAGTTTTGAGACCTTCCCCTACAGTGCATTGTCAAAAACTTACTCAGTGAATCAGCAGACTCCAGATTCTGCGCCAACCATGACCGCCATGATCACTGGCGTCAAAACGGAAGATGGCATGCTGTCGGTATCCTCCGAATCCATTCGCGGTAACTGCCTGTCCAGCAAAGGCAATGAGCTGAAAACCGCCTTGGAACTGGCAGAAGACTTGGGCAAATCCACTGGGATTATCTCTACCGCCCGGATCACCCACGCCACTCCCGCGGCAACCTATGCCCACACGCCAGAACGTGACTGGGAAGCCGACAGCAATCTCACCGCTGAAGCCGTTGCCAATGGTTGTCACGACATCGCCTACCAGTTGGTGATGGACGCGCCAGGTGATGGTCTGGAAGTCGCCTTGGGCGGTGGTCGCAGTTACTTCCTGCCCAATACCGTAATCGACGGTGAAGGTGCAAAAGGGCGCCGTGCCGATGGTAATGATCTAACAGCAGCCTGGGGTGAGAAATTCACCAATGCAGCATATGTCTGGAACAAAGAAGCCTTTGATGCGGTAGATGCCAGCACCACTGACCACTTGCTGGGGCTGTTTGAAGCGTCACATATGCAATATGAAGCCGATCGTGCTGACGATACCGCTGGCGAGCCATCACTGGCTGAAATGACCAGTAAGGCGATTGATATTCTTAAGAAAAATGACAAAGGTTATTTCCTAATGGTAGAAGGTGGCCGCATCGACCATGCGCACCATGCGGGTAATGCGGCGCGCGCACTGGCAGATACCGTTGCCTTGTCTGACGCCGTACAGGCCGCCATGGATAAAGTGGATTTGCAGGACACCTTGATCATTGTTTCTGCTGACCACAGCCATACCTTCACCATTGCCGGTTACCCAGCTCGCGGTAACCCAATCCTCGGGTTGGTGCATGAGCCTAATGACGAAACCATCAGCACCACACCTGCGATGGCTGCTGACAACCTGCCATACACCACGCTCGGTTACACCAATGGTCCTGGCGCCAAAACCGGAGCCAGAGACGACTTGACCGCAATAGATACCACCGAGGTGGATTTCCTGCAACAAGCACAAGTGCCTCTGAGCAGTGAAACCCATGCGGCCGAAGATGTCGCGATTTATGCCGCAGGTCCTGGGGCCTGGCTGTTCCAGGGTAGCGTTGAACAGAACGTCATTTTCCATGTCATGAACCAGGCAGGCGCTCTGGGTGGCAGCAAGTACTGA
- a CDS encoding YitT family protein yields the protein MCRLACFLRQAGLLTGGTAGLSLLLTYLTPLSFGQLFVLLNLPFFWLAWRKMGRSFTLKTFISIVVVSVMSDHLEAVLGFTQLNTLYASLVGGLLLGMGLLIMFRHKSSLGGFNIFALYMQDKFNIRAGKLQMVLDCAIVIASFFIISPWLLALSVFGAVVTNFVLAVNHKPGRYCVS from the coding sequence TTGTGTCGCTTGGCGTGTTTTTTACGTCAGGCAGGTTTGCTCACCGGTGGAACCGCGGGTCTATCGTTGCTGCTGACTTATCTGACCCCTTTGTCTTTCGGGCAATTATTTGTGTTACTGAACTTGCCGTTTTTCTGGCTGGCATGGCGCAAGATGGGGCGGAGTTTTACGTTAAAGACCTTTATCTCGATAGTGGTGGTATCGGTCATGAGTGATCACCTAGAGGCTGTGCTGGGATTCACTCAACTCAACACCTTGTACGCTTCATTAGTGGGTGGCTTGCTGTTGGGAATGGGACTGCTGATTATGTTCAGGCATAAATCCAGTCTCGGCGGATTTAACATTTTTGCCCTGTATATGCAGGACAAGTTTAATATCCGTGCTGGCAAGTTACAGATGGTTCTGGATTGTGCCATCGTCATTGCCTCGTTCTTTATTATCAGTCCATGGTTGCTAGCGCTGTCAGTGTTTGGCGCCGTGGTCACCAATTTTGTACTCGCAGTTAACCACAAACCTGGTCGTTACTGCGTGTCCTGA